The following coding sequences lie in one Euhalothece natronophila Z-M001 genomic window:
- a CDS encoding ABC1 kinase family protein produces the protein MTQQTVSSSRQNNSTDQSTNNRSTETITVESSQPRRHPALTDNEWRYDPERINNYYRKRPLAVVRRLVALILPGTAFGIRLLFDKVRGRIAKNEQKRAIELRGILTELGPTYIKIGQALSTRPDLVPPTYLEELAQLQDQLPPFDNEIAYQFIQEELGNSPQEIYAEISPDPVAAASLGQVYKGKLKTGEEVAIKVQRPDLLRRITIDLYILRKVAFFARNNIKRIRSDLVAIMDEFAERIFEEMNYAYEGYNAEKFKELYNYIQDIYVPKIYWEYTGRRVLTMEWISGIKLTNLQAIQEAGIEATRLVEIGVECSLRQLLEYGFFHADPHPGNLLAMSDGRLAYLDFGMMSEIKPYQRYGLIQAVVHLVNRDFESLAQDYVQLEFLSEDTDLEPIIPALASVFENALGASVAELNFKSITDKMSGVMYEFPFQVPAYYALIIRSLVTLEGIAIGIDPDFKVLSKAYPYVAKRLLIDPAPELRQSLRDLLFKDGSFRWNRLENLLRNARNSEDYDFEKVLDQALDFLFSERGQFIRERLVDELVKAIDVYGQRSFYNFSSSLREQVGLAVNEAPPQLGENNQNLEHIQNIIEILRDTPGFDPMRIVPLVPKVLSKPETQQMGQQIVGKLTEKAIARFIRNIALQDEAKTPDHSNNNGKASLPSASKS, from the coding sequence ATGACTCAACAAACTGTTTCTTCCAGTCGCCAAAACAATAGCACTGATCAATCCACAAACAATCGCTCTACGGAAACGATTACAGTGGAGTCATCTCAGCCACGGCGACATCCAGCTTTAACCGATAACGAGTGGCGTTATGATCCTGAAAGAATTAATAATTATTATCGCAAGCGTCCCCTTGCAGTTGTCCGTCGCTTAGTAGCTCTCATTTTACCCGGAACTGCCTTCGGCATCCGTCTTCTTTTCGATAAAGTGAGAGGACGTATTGCTAAAAATGAACAAAAACGAGCCATTGAATTACGAGGCATTCTCACCGAACTGGGACCCACCTATATTAAAATTGGACAAGCTCTCTCCACGCGCCCCGACTTAGTTCCCCCAACCTATCTAGAAGAACTTGCTCAACTGCAAGATCAGCTTCCTCCCTTCGATAACGAAATTGCCTATCAGTTCATCCAAGAGGAACTAGGAAATTCTCCCCAAGAGATCTACGCCGAAATTTCCCCTGATCCTGTTGCAGCTGCCTCGTTAGGACAAGTTTATAAAGGCAAACTCAAAACTGGCGAAGAAGTTGCCATTAAAGTACAACGCCCTGATCTTCTCCGTCGCATCACCATTGACCTTTATATCCTGCGAAAGGTTGCTTTTTTTGCCCGTAACAATATTAAACGCATCCGTAGCGACTTAGTGGCTATTATGGATGAGTTTGCCGAACGTATTTTTGAAGAAATGAACTATGCCTATGAAGGCTACAATGCGGAAAAGTTTAAAGAACTCTACAACTATATTCAAGACATTTACGTTCCCAAAATCTACTGGGAATATACTGGGCGACGGGTACTCACCATGGAGTGGATCTCTGGTATTAAGCTAACGAATCTGCAAGCGATTCAAGAAGCTGGGATTGAAGCCACTCGCCTTGTAGAAATTGGCGTGGAATGTTCCCTCAGACAACTTTTAGAATATGGCTTCTTCCATGCTGATCCTCATCCGGGTAATCTTCTCGCCATGTCTGATGGGCGGTTAGCCTATCTCGATTTTGGCATGATGAGCGAAATTAAACCCTATCAGCGGTATGGGCTAATTCAAGCCGTTGTCCACCTAGTTAATCGTGACTTTGAATCCCTCGCCCAAGACTATGTGCAACTAGAATTTCTCTCAGAAGATACCGACTTAGAACCGATTATTCCTGCTTTAGCCAGTGTTTTTGAGAACGCCTTAGGGGCAAGTGTTGCTGAGTTAAACTTCAAAAGCATAACCGACAAAATGTCGGGGGTAATGTACGAATTTCCGTTCCAAGTTCCTGCTTATTATGCCCTCATTATCCGTTCTTTAGTGACCCTAGAAGGAATTGCCATTGGCATTGATCCTGACTTTAAGGTGCTTAGTAAAGCCTATCCTTATGTGGCAAAACGTCTCTTAATTGATCCTGCCCCAGAATTAAGACAATCCTTACGCGATCTCTTATTTAAAGATGGTAGTTTCCGCTGGAATCGTCTAGAAAACCTACTTCGTAACGCCCGTAATTCTGAAGATTACGACTTTGAGAAAGTTTTAGATCAAGCCCTAGACTTTTTATTCTCTGAACGCGGGCAATTTATTCGGGAACGTCTAGTAGATGAGTTGGTAAAAGCCATTGATGTTTATGGGCAACGCAGTTTTTATAACTTCTCTTCCTCCTTGCGAGAACAAGTAGGATTAGCGGTTAACGAAGCCCCTCCCCAATTAGGAGAAAATAATCAAAATCTCGAACATATCCAAAATATCATTGAAATTCTAAGAGATACCCCAGGCTTTGATCCCATGCGAATTGTGCCATTAGTGCCAAAAGTGTTATCTAAGCCAGAAACGCAACAAATGGGACAGCAAATTGTTGGTAAACTAACAGAAAAGGCGATCGCGCGTTTTATTCGTAATATCGCGTTACAAGATGAAGCCAAAACCCCTGATCATAGCAATAATAACGGTAAAGCCTCTT
- a CDS encoding glycosyltransferase family 4 protein — MISSSQSLSLLFLSTPVGVLGTGEGGGVELTIKNLAQDLLHSKHQVNILAPKDSYLENIPIETIPGNLQVAVQGEGREAPIRLPANSVLANMCDYARQVQSQYDLIVNFAYDWLPFYLTPFFQTPIAHFISMGSMSEALDEIMRETASRFPNTLGVYTKTQAETFPFADACRCLGSGLDLSLYEFSRESNPEFVWLGRIAPEKGLEDAVAAAEQLGVRLKIFGLLQDQTYWHKILESYPHASIHYGGFLPTHELQQEIRQCRGLLMTPRWVEAFGNVAIEALACGVPVISYRRGGPAEIIQDGKTGFLVEPDSVEGLIKAMKRIGEIDRWACRQQAEAEYSLPALRDRFLQWFNQILTSSK, encoded by the coding sequence ATGATCTCCTCTTCGCAATCTCTCTCTCTACTCTTTCTTTCTACCCCAGTCGGAGTATTAGGTACAGGAGAAGGGGGAGGCGTAGAACTCACCATTAAAAATCTTGCCCAAGACTTACTACACAGTAAACATCAGGTGAATATTCTTGCTCCCAAAGACTCTTATTTGGAGAATATTCCCATTGAAACCATCCCAGGGAACTTGCAAGTTGCTGTACAGGGGGAAGGAAGAGAAGCGCCTATTCGATTACCAGCTAACTCTGTCTTAGCCAATATGTGTGACTATGCCAGGCAAGTACAGTCCCAATATGACTTAATTGTAAATTTTGCCTATGACTGGCTTCCTTTTTATCTTACTCCGTTTTTTCAAACGCCCATTGCTCATTTCATTAGTATGGGATCAATGAGTGAAGCCTTAGATGAGATAATGAGGGAAACTGCTTCCCGCTTTCCTAATACCTTGGGCGTTTATACTAAGACTCAAGCCGAAACATTTCCCTTTGCTGATGCTTGTCGTTGTCTCGGCAGTGGTTTAGATTTATCTTTATATGAATTTAGTCGTGAAAGTAATCCTGAATTTGTTTGGTTAGGTCGTATTGCCCCAGAAAAAGGCTTAGAAGATGCAGTAGCAGCTGCAGAACAATTAGGAGTGAGACTTAAAATTTTTGGTTTATTGCAAGATCAAACTTATTGGCATAAGATTCTAGAGAGCTATCCTCATGCGTCGATTCACTATGGTGGTTTTCTGCCAACTCATGAGTTACAGCAAGAAATTCGACAATGTCGAGGCTTATTAATGACCCCCCGTTGGGTGGAAGCCTTTGGCAATGTTGCCATTGAAGCCTTAGCTTGTGGGGTTCCAGTGATTTCTTATCGGCGAGGTGGTCCTGCTGAAATTATTCAAGATGGGAAAACTGGTTTTTTAGTGGAGCCAGACTCAGTAGAAGGATTAATTAAAGCCATGAAGCGCATTGGGGAAATTGATCGTTGGGCATGCCGTCAACAAGCAGAAGCTGAATATTCCTTGCCAGCATTGCGCGATCGGTTTTTGCAATGGTTTAATCAGATCCTAACGAGTTCAAAATAA
- a CDS encoding glycerophosphodiester phosphodiesterase — MIHYQLIAHRGYSAVAPENTLASFRAAIEQKVWGVEFDIHPSVEGVPIVIHDHTLDRTTNQTGKVRDQTVSQLQSLDAGTWFNSQFASETLPTLQEVVNLFAPTSICLLIEVKTPSHWSSQAINNLIQILESMRDRCLILCFDHEFLHYLQQVSPRFACGYGVKNITYYSLDYVTTLSSTFPVILPHFSLITENPLTTQYLMEAGYELIPWTVDESSIALQLFKQGIVKIITNNLLKS, encoded by the coding sequence ATGATACATTACCAGTTAATCGCCCATCGCGGTTATAGTGCTGTTGCCCCTGAAAATACCTTAGCTAGTTTCAGGGCAGCTATTGAGCAGAAAGTTTGGGGGGTGGAATTTGATATTCACCCCTCTGTAGAGGGCGTTCCCATAGTGATTCATGATCATACCCTTGACCGAACAACTAATCAGACAGGGAAAGTTAGAGATCAAACGGTTTCACAACTGCAAAGCCTAGATGCGGGAACTTGGTTTAACTCTCAGTTTGCTTCTGAAACTCTTCCCACGCTACAAGAAGTTGTTAATTTATTTGCCCCTACCTCCATTTGTTTACTAATTGAAGTTAAAACCCCTTCTCACTGGTCATCACAAGCAATTAATAATTTAATCCAGATTCTAGAATCAATGCGCGATCGCTGTTTGATTCTGTGTTTTGATCATGAGTTTCTTCATTATCTGCAACAAGTTTCCCCTCGCTTTGCTTGCGGTTATGGAGTTAAAAATATCACTTATTACTCTTTAGACTACGTAACTACACTGAGTTCAACTTTCCCTGTAATACTGCCTCATTTTTCCTTAATTACAGAAAATCCTTTAACGACTCAATATCTGATGGAAGCAGGTTATGAATTGATCCCTTGGACTGTGGATGAATCGAGTATTGCTTTGCAACTTTTTAAACAAGGAATAGTAAAAATTATTACTAATAACTTACTGAAAAGCTAA
- a CDS encoding hemolysin family protein, with translation MDETALISPLLGAVAIITTQDVLLRVLAVFLLIAINAFFVAAEFSMVAVRRSRITQLVEKGDIQAETVQRLQQRLDLLLSTTQIGITLSSLALGWIGESTMAVAIQQGLFQTPMLDGWVEIAGHSIAIPIAFFLIAYLQIVLGELSPKSIALHNAEEIARFLATPSLFISRLFSPFIWVLNRSTQTLLRLLGLEYSPHSWYNRVTSEELQLIIATERESTGLEIEERELLNNVFEFSEVLVEEIMIPRTNIASISRNATFGNLLEEVVNSGHSRYPITGDSLDDIVGMIDFKALAVPLAKGRINPETKINPWIKPVRFVPEFTPLGELLTIMRRSRLELVMVVDEFGGTAGLVTLKDLIDEIIGDDSELGGTASGTEEISLQMLDDQTFLVQAQMNLEQVNELLDLDLPITDEYQTIGGFVIYQFQKIPKQGETLLYDNLELTVTSASGPRIYQIRIHRHDTAAPEEIKEIKGGDEEELETDPDQ, from the coding sequence ATGGACGAAACTGCTTTGATTTCTCCTTTATTAGGAGCAGTTGCGATAATTACCACCCAAGACGTGCTTTTGCGAGTATTAGCTGTATTCCTTCTCATTGCCATTAATGCGTTTTTTGTCGCAGCCGAGTTTTCGATGGTTGCTGTACGGCGATCGCGCATTACACAACTGGTTGAAAAAGGCGATATCCAAGCAGAGACAGTACAGAGGTTACAACAGCGACTTGATCTCCTTCTGTCAACTACACAAATAGGAATCACTCTGTCTAGTTTGGCACTGGGGTGGATTGGAGAAAGCACAATGGCAGTGGCAATCCAGCAAGGTTTATTCCAAACCCCGATGTTAGATGGATGGGTAGAGATAGCAGGCCACTCAATTGCTATTCCCATCGCATTTTTTCTAATTGCCTATTTACAAATTGTTCTAGGAGAACTGTCTCCAAAATCCATTGCCCTTCATAATGCGGAGGAAATTGCTCGGTTTCTCGCCACCCCAAGTTTATTTATTTCTCGTTTATTTTCCCCCTTTATTTGGGTACTGAATCGCTCCACGCAAACCTTACTGCGTTTATTAGGACTAGAGTATAGTCCTCACAGCTGGTACAATCGCGTCACTTCAGAAGAACTCCAACTGATTATTGCCACCGAACGAGAATCCACGGGTTTAGAAATTGAAGAACGAGAACTCCTCAATAATGTTTTTGAGTTTAGCGAAGTTCTTGTGGAAGAGATTATGATTCCACGAACAAATATTGCCTCTATTTCTAGAAATGCCACTTTTGGCAACCTTTTAGAAGAGGTAGTTAATAGCGGACATTCTCGCTATCCCATAACTGGAGACTCTCTCGATGACATTGTCGGGATGATTGACTTTAAAGCATTAGCAGTTCCCCTTGCTAAAGGTCGTATTAACCCTGAGACAAAGATCAACCCTTGGATTAAACCCGTGCGCTTTGTCCCTGAATTTACCCCCTTAGGAGAGCTTCTGACCATTATGCGTCGCTCTCGTTTAGAACTAGTAATGGTAGTGGATGAATTTGGCGGAACCGCTGGGTTAGTCACTCTGAAAGATTTAATTGATGAAATTATTGGTGATGACAGTGAATTAGGGGGGACTGCTTCCGGAACAGAAGAAATTTCGTTGCAAATGCTTGACGATCAAACTTTTCTCGTACAAGCGCAGATGAACTTAGAACAAGTAAATGAATTACTAGACCTTGATCTCCCCATTACTGATGAATATCAAACCATTGGCGGTTTTGTAATCTATCAATTCCAGAAAATTCCCAAGCAAGGAGAAACACTTCTTTACGATAACTTAGAGCTAACAGTCACTTCAGCCAGTGGTCCCCGCATCTACCAAATTCGGATTCATCGTCATGACACTGCTGCCCCAGAGGAAATTAAGGAAATAAAAGGAGGAGATGAAGAGGAGCTTGAAACCGATCCTGATCAATAA
- the corA gene encoding magnesium/cobalt transporter CorA has protein sequence MTQTSNLNSNVTNESEEREDYFEYFFDKPGSEPGTLCIEEDAVPSQLILTNYDEKQVAKKVNISPNELPHYITSADSLWLDIQGLGTEKTLKQIGEIFNFHPLLLEDIVNVPQRPKVEYYDDQLVIIFNLVTSNPEEDGFSFEQISLILGENYLLTFQEGHNKDYFDFIRTRLEKDKGKIRSLGVDYLTYLLLDVMIDSFFPVLEEYSERIEKLEDEAIISPNRKTLPKIYKLRRELLALRRAIWPQQSVITTLMRSSSNFMGSKVEVYLRDCYDHIIQLLDIIESYRELSSSLMDVYLSSISNQTNEIMKILTIISSIFVPLTFIVGIYGMNFEYMPELSTKWGYFICLGVLAMIGFSSLFFFWKRGWLKRFDVVEEQIE, from the coding sequence ATGACACAAACTTCTAATTTAAATTCCAATGTCACTAACGAAAGTGAAGAAAGAGAAGATTATTTTGAATACTTTTTCGATAAACCTGGAAGTGAACCAGGAACATTATGTATTGAAGAAGATGCAGTCCCCTCGCAATTAATTTTAACTAATTATGATGAAAAACAAGTGGCTAAAAAGGTAAACATTAGCCCTAATGAGTTACCCCACTATATTACTAGTGCAGATTCATTATGGCTAGATATTCAAGGATTGGGTACAGAAAAAACTTTAAAACAAATTGGTGAAATTTTTAATTTTCATCCTCTTTTATTAGAAGACATCGTTAATGTTCCCCAGCGTCCTAAAGTAGAATATTATGATGACCAATTAGTAATTATTTTTAACTTAGTAACGTCTAACCCAGAAGAAGATGGCTTTTCATTTGAGCAAATTAGTTTAATTTTAGGAGAAAATTATTTATTAACTTTTCAAGAAGGGCATAATAAAGATTATTTTGATTTTATTCGGACTCGCTTAGAAAAGGATAAAGGGAAAATTCGTAGCTTAGGAGTTGATTACTTAACTTATTTGTTATTGGATGTAATGATTGATAGCTTTTTCCCTGTGCTAGAAGAATATAGTGAACGGATAGAAAAATTAGAAGATGAAGCAATTATTAGTCCCAACAGAAAAACTTTACCAAAAATTTATAAGCTTCGACGGGAACTTTTAGCGTTAAGACGAGCCATTTGGCCTCAACAAAGTGTCATTACAACGCTAATGCGAAGTAGTAGTAACTTTATGGGATCAAAGGTAGAAGTTTATTTACGAGACTGTTATGACCATATCATTCAATTACTAGATATTATAGAAAGCTATCGTGAACTTTCCTCTAGTTTAATGGATGTTTATCTCTCTTCTATCAGTAACCAAACCAATGAAATTATGAAAATTTTGACCATTATCTCTAGCATTTTTGTTCCCCTTACGTTTATCGTTGGAATTTATGGGATGAATTTTGAATATATGCCAGAATTGAGTACAAAATGGGGGTATTTTATTTGTTTAGGCGTTTTGGCAATGATCGGCTTCAGTTCTCTATTCTTCTTTTGGAAACGGGGTTGGTTAAAACGATTTGACGTAGTTGAAGAGCAAATAGAATAA
- a CDS encoding type I glyceraldehyde-3-phosphate dehydrogenase codes for MIRVAINGFGRIGRNFLRCWLERENTGLEVVGLNDTSDPKTNAHLLKYDSMLGNLKAEISHDENTITVNGKTIKCCSDRNPTQLPWDSWDIDLVVESTGVFTSEEKASQHIAAGAKKVLITAPGKGGNIGTYVVGVNHDKYDHDKHNVISNASCTTNCLAPIVKVLHDQFGIVKGTMTTTHSYTGDQRILDASHRDLRRARAAAVNIVPTSTGAAKAVALVIPELEGKLSGLAMRVPTPNVSVVDFVAQVSKPTIAEQVNEVLHDAANGYMKGIIEYTDLPLVSSDYRGNDASSIVDSNFTMVMNGDLVKVIAWYDNEWGYSQRVVDLAEVISQKWKS; via the coding sequence GTGATTAGAGTAGCCATTAATGGATTTGGACGTATTGGACGTAACTTTTTGCGTTGCTGGTTAGAACGAGAAAATACTGGGTTAGAAGTGGTGGGTCTCAATGATACCTCTGACCCCAAAACCAATGCACATTTGCTTAAATATGACTCAATGCTAGGCAATCTCAAAGCTGAGATTAGCCATGATGAAAATACAATCACCGTTAACGGAAAAACAATTAAATGTTGTTCTGATCGCAATCCCACTCAGTTACCTTGGGATTCTTGGGATATTGATCTAGTTGTGGAATCCACTGGGGTGTTTACTAGTGAGGAAAAGGCTTCTCAACATATTGCAGCTGGTGCTAAAAAGGTTCTTATAACTGCTCCCGGAAAAGGTGGCAATATTGGAACGTATGTGGTTGGTGTCAATCACGACAAATATGACCATGATAAACATAATGTCATCAGTAATGCCAGTTGTACTACCAATTGCTTAGCACCGATCGTTAAGGTTCTTCATGACCAATTTGGCATTGTCAAAGGAACAATGACCACCACTCATAGCTATACCGGTGACCAACGGATTCTCGATGCTAGTCACCGTGATCTGCGTCGGGCAAGAGCCGCTGCTGTCAATATTGTTCCCACCAGTACCGGAGCAGCCAAAGCAGTTGCTTTAGTGATTCCAGAATTAGAAGGAAAACTTAGTGGTTTAGCCATGCGGGTTCCGACTCCTAATGTTTCTGTGGTTGACTTTGTGGCTCAGGTGTCTAAACCTACCATTGCTGAACAAGTCAATGAGGTGCTTCATGATGCCGCTAATGGATATATGAAAGGGATTATTGAATACACGGACTTACCCTTAGTTTCCTCTGACTATCGTGGCAATGATGCTTCTTCGATTGTTGATAGCAATTTCACCATGGTGATGAATGGGGATTTAGTGAAGGTGATTGCCTGGTATGACAACGAGTGGGGTTATTCTCAGCGCGTTGTTGATTTAGCAGAGGTAATTTCCCAAAAGTGGAAATCCTAA